In Notamacropus eugenii isolate mMacEug1 chromosome 1, mMacEug1.pri_v2, whole genome shotgun sequence, one genomic interval encodes:
- the POLM gene encoding DNA-directed DNA/RNA polymerase mu isoform X5, with translation MALVPPKKRRGQEAGAGGAAAPSPPPPLFPGVTVYLAERHMGRSRRAFLTGLARAKGFRVDQAYSPEVTHVVMEGTSAAEAVDWLDRVLGASGSLQRPLLLNINWFTESMGQGRPVPVEGRHCLGVPLSMRSQADSDPDTLPAYACQRHTPLSHHNLCFTEALETLAEAAGFEGSEGRLISFRRAASVLRALPGPITNMSQLRRLPHFGEHSSRIVQELLEHGVSSEVERVKQSERYQTMKLFTQIFGVGVKTADRWYREGLRTLDDLQGQIKKLNRQQEAGIRHFKDLSSPVWRQEADAIQRIVEEAVHQVLPGATVTLTGGFRRGKLQGHDVDFLMTHPVEGQEAGLIPKVMGLLESQHFERELRRYGRAEKQLLLNSHGLYDPEKKKSLPAASEEDIFTHLGLEYIAPEQRNA, from the exons ATGGCCCTGGTGCCCCCCAAGAAAAGGCGGGGGCAGGAGGCGGGGGCCGGGGGAGCCGCAGCCCCCTCCCCGCCGCCTCCCCTCTTCCCGGGGGTCACTGTCTACCTGGCCGAGCGGCACATGGGCCGGAGCCGCCGGGCTTTCCTCACCGGGCTGGCCCGGGCCAAGGGCTTCCGTGTGGACCAGGCTTACAG CCCAGAAGTGACCCACGTGGTGATGGAGGGGACTTCAGCAGCAGAAGCAGTTGACTGGCTGGATCGTGTGTTGGGGGCCTCTGGGAGCCTTCAGAGGCCCCTGCTATTGAATATCAACTGGTTCACAGAAAGCATGGGTCAGGGGAGACCTGTACCAGTGGAAGGCCGACACTGCCTGGGG GTCCCCTTATCCATGAGGAGCCAGGCAGATTCAGATCCAGACACTTTGCCAGCCTACGCATGTCAGAGACACACACCTCTCTCCCACCACAATCTGTGCTTTACG GAGGCCCTGGAGACCCTGGCAGAGGCTGCAGGTTTTGAGGGCAGCGAGGGCCGGCTCATCTCCTTTCGCCGGGCTGCCTCAGTACTCAGGGCCCTGCCTGGCCCCATCACCAACATGAGCCAGCTGCGAAGGCTTCCCCATTTTGGAGAGCATTCTTCCAGGATTGTGCAG GAGCTATTGGAACATGGAGTTTCTAGTGAAGTTGAAAGAGTGAAACAATCCGAGAGATACCAGACAATGAAG CTCTTCACCCAGATCTTTGGAGTTGGGGTGAAGACTGCTGACAGATGGTATCGGGAAGGACTCCGAACCCTGGATGATCTCCAAGGACAGATCAAAAAACTGAACCGGCAGCAAGAGGCAG GGATCCGTCATTTCAAGGACCTTAGCAGTCCAGTCTGGCGCCAAGAGGCAGATGCCATCCAACGGATCGTGGAGGAGGCTGTACATCAAGTACTTCCTGGTGCCACTGTGACCCTGACTGGTGGCTTTCGCAG GGGAAAGCTGCAAGGTCATGATGTGGACTTCCTTATGACCCACCCTGTAGAAGGGCAGGAGGCCGGGCTGATCCCCAAGGTGATGGGCCTCCTGGAGAGCCAG CACTTTGAGAGGGAGCTTCGAAGGTATGGCCGAGCAGAGAAACAACTGCTGCTGAACAGCCATGGCCTCTATGACCCAGAAAAG AAGAAATCCTTACCGGCAGCTTCAGAGGAAGACATCTTCACACACCTGGGCCTGGAATACATTGCACCAGAACAGAGGAATGCCTGA
- the POLM gene encoding DNA-directed DNA/RNA polymerase mu isoform X1, whose translation MALVPPKKRRGQEAGAGGAAAPSPPPPLFPGVTVYLAERHMGRSRRAFLTGLARAKGFRVDQAYSPEVTHVVMEGTSAAEAVDWLDRVLGASGSLQRPLLLNINWFTESMGQGRPVPVEGRHCLGVPLSMRSQADSDPDTLPAYACQRHTPLSHHNLCFTEALETLAEAAGFEGSEGRLISFRRAASVLRALPGPITNMSQLRRLPHFGEHSSRIVQELLEHGVSSEVERVKQSERYQTMKLFTQIFGVGVKTADRWYREGLRTLDDLQGQIKKLNRQQEAGIRHFKDLSSPVWRQEADAIQRIVEEAVHQVLPGATVTLTGGFRRGKLQGHDVDFLMTHPVEGQEAGLIPKVMGLLESQGLVLYQHTQSNHYQDLKDFGHKASHNTAMDAYEKCLSILWLPKSPMFFHLETGETSRDGKAVRVDLVVTPISQFPFALLGWTGSQHFERELRRYGRAEKQLLLNSHGLYDPEKSVPSPTQRNPCTKTRSVAGPWSSRTAGVDHSWDGGEEILTGSFRGRHLHTPGPGIHCTRTEECLTALVSHPMCASIFRESHLWP comes from the exons ATGGCCCTGGTGCCCCCCAAGAAAAGGCGGGGGCAGGAGGCGGGGGCCGGGGGAGCCGCAGCCCCCTCCCCGCCGCCTCCCCTCTTCCCGGGGGTCACTGTCTACCTGGCCGAGCGGCACATGGGCCGGAGCCGCCGGGCTTTCCTCACCGGGCTGGCCCGGGCCAAGGGCTTCCGTGTGGACCAGGCTTACAG CCCAGAAGTGACCCACGTGGTGATGGAGGGGACTTCAGCAGCAGAAGCAGTTGACTGGCTGGATCGTGTGTTGGGGGCCTCTGGGAGCCTTCAGAGGCCCCTGCTATTGAATATCAACTGGTTCACAGAAAGCATGGGTCAGGGGAGACCTGTACCAGTGGAAGGCCGACACTGCCTGGGG GTCCCCTTATCCATGAGGAGCCAGGCAGATTCAGATCCAGACACTTTGCCAGCCTACGCATGTCAGAGACACACACCTCTCTCCCACCACAATCTGTGCTTTACG GAGGCCCTGGAGACCCTGGCAGAGGCTGCAGGTTTTGAGGGCAGCGAGGGCCGGCTCATCTCCTTTCGCCGGGCTGCCTCAGTACTCAGGGCCCTGCCTGGCCCCATCACCAACATGAGCCAGCTGCGAAGGCTTCCCCATTTTGGAGAGCATTCTTCCAGGATTGTGCAG GAGCTATTGGAACATGGAGTTTCTAGTGAAGTTGAAAGAGTGAAACAATCCGAGAGATACCAGACAATGAAG CTCTTCACCCAGATCTTTGGAGTTGGGGTGAAGACTGCTGACAGATGGTATCGGGAAGGACTCCGAACCCTGGATGATCTCCAAGGACAGATCAAAAAACTGAACCGGCAGCAAGAGGCAG GGATCCGTCATTTCAAGGACCTTAGCAGTCCAGTCTGGCGCCAAGAGGCAGATGCCATCCAACGGATCGTGGAGGAGGCTGTACATCAAGTACTTCCTGGTGCCACTGTGACCCTGACTGGTGGCTTTCGCAG GGGAAAGCTGCAAGGTCATGATGTGGACTTCCTTATGACCCACCCTGTAGAAGGGCAGGAGGCCGGGCTGATCCCCAAGGTGATGGGCCTCCTGGAGAGCCAG GGGCTTGTTCTGTACCAACACACCCAAAGCAACCATTACCAAGACTTAAAGGACTTTGGCCACAAAGCATCCCATAACACTGCCATGGATGCCTATGAGAAATGTTTGTCCATTCTCTGGCTCCCAAAGTCACCTATGTTCTTCCACCTGGAGACTGGAGAGACTTCCAGGGATGGGAAAGCAGTGAGAGTGGACCTTGTCGTAACCCCTATCAGCCAGTTTCCCTTTGCCCTACTTGGCTGGACTGGCTCCCAG CACTTTGAGAGGGAGCTTCGAAGGTATGGCCGAGCAGAGAAACAACTGCTGCTGAACAGCCATGGCCTCTATGACCCAGAAAAG TCTGTACCCTCTCCAACCCAGAGAAATCCCTGCACTAAAACAAGAAGTGTGGCTGGACCCTGGTCCTCCAGGACAGCAGGGGTTGATCACAGCTGGGATGGAGGAG AAGAAATCCTTACCGGCAGCTTCAGAGGAAGACATCTTCACACACCTGGGCCTGGAATACATTGCACCAGAACAGAGGAATGCCTGACTGCCCTGGTCTCTCATCCCATGTGTGCCTCCATTT TCCGAGAAAGTCATCTCTGGCCCTGA
- the POLM gene encoding DNA-directed DNA/RNA polymerase mu isoform X3: protein MEGTSAAEAVDWLDRVLGASGSLQRPLLLNINWFTESMGQGRPVPVEGRHCLGVPLSMRSQADSDPDTLPAYACQRHTPLSHHNLCFTEALETLAEAAGFEGSEGRLISFRRAASVLRALPGPITNMSQLRRLPHFGEHSSRIVQELLEHGVSSEVERVKQSERYQTMKLFTQIFGVGVKTADRWYREGLRTLDDLQGQIKKLNRQQEAGIRHFKDLSSPVWRQEADAIQRIVEEAVHQVLPGATVTLTGGFRRGKLQGHDVDFLMTHPVEGQEAGLIPKVMGLLESQGLVLYQHTQSNHYQDLKDFGHKASHNTAMDAYEKCLSILWLPKSPMFFHLETGETSRDGKAVRVDLVVTPISQFPFALLGWTGSQHFERELRRYGRAEKQLLLNSHGLYDPEKSVPSPTQRNPCTKTRSVAGPWSSRTAGVDHSWDGGEEILTGSFRGRHLHTPGPGIHCTRTEECLTALVSHPMCASIFRESHLWP from the exons ATGGAGGGGACTTCAGCAGCAGAAGCAGTTGACTGGCTGGATCGTGTGTTGGGGGCCTCTGGGAGCCTTCAGAGGCCCCTGCTATTGAATATCAACTGGTTCACAGAAAGCATGGGTCAGGGGAGACCTGTACCAGTGGAAGGCCGACACTGCCTGGGG GTCCCCTTATCCATGAGGAGCCAGGCAGATTCAGATCCAGACACTTTGCCAGCCTACGCATGTCAGAGACACACACCTCTCTCCCACCACAATCTGTGCTTTACG GAGGCCCTGGAGACCCTGGCAGAGGCTGCAGGTTTTGAGGGCAGCGAGGGCCGGCTCATCTCCTTTCGCCGGGCTGCCTCAGTACTCAGGGCCCTGCCTGGCCCCATCACCAACATGAGCCAGCTGCGAAGGCTTCCCCATTTTGGAGAGCATTCTTCCAGGATTGTGCAG GAGCTATTGGAACATGGAGTTTCTAGTGAAGTTGAAAGAGTGAAACAATCCGAGAGATACCAGACAATGAAG CTCTTCACCCAGATCTTTGGAGTTGGGGTGAAGACTGCTGACAGATGGTATCGGGAAGGACTCCGAACCCTGGATGATCTCCAAGGACAGATCAAAAAACTGAACCGGCAGCAAGAGGCAG GGATCCGTCATTTCAAGGACCTTAGCAGTCCAGTCTGGCGCCAAGAGGCAGATGCCATCCAACGGATCGTGGAGGAGGCTGTACATCAAGTACTTCCTGGTGCCACTGTGACCCTGACTGGTGGCTTTCGCAG GGGAAAGCTGCAAGGTCATGATGTGGACTTCCTTATGACCCACCCTGTAGAAGGGCAGGAGGCCGGGCTGATCCCCAAGGTGATGGGCCTCCTGGAGAGCCAG GGGCTTGTTCTGTACCAACACACCCAAAGCAACCATTACCAAGACTTAAAGGACTTTGGCCACAAAGCATCCCATAACACTGCCATGGATGCCTATGAGAAATGTTTGTCCATTCTCTGGCTCCCAAAGTCACCTATGTTCTTCCACCTGGAGACTGGAGAGACTTCCAGGGATGGGAAAGCAGTGAGAGTGGACCTTGTCGTAACCCCTATCAGCCAGTTTCCCTTTGCCCTACTTGGCTGGACTGGCTCCCAG CACTTTGAGAGGGAGCTTCGAAGGTATGGCCGAGCAGAGAAACAACTGCTGCTGAACAGCCATGGCCTCTATGACCCAGAAAAG TCTGTACCCTCTCCAACCCAGAGAAATCCCTGCACTAAAACAAGAAGTGTGGCTGGACCCTGGTCCTCCAGGACAGCAGGGGTTGATCACAGCTGGGATGGAGGAG AAGAAATCCTTACCGGCAGCTTCAGAGGAAGACATCTTCACACACCTGGGCCTGGAATACATTGCACCAGAACAGAGGAATGCCTGACTGCCCTGGTCTCTCATCCCATGTGTGCCTCCATTT TCCGAGAAAGTCATCTCTGGCCCTGA
- the POLM gene encoding DNA-directed DNA/RNA polymerase mu isoform X2 — protein sequence MALVPPKKRRGQEAGAGGAAAPSPPPPLFPGVTVYLAERHMGRSRRAFLTGLARAKGFRVDQAYSPEVTHVVMEGTSAAEAVDWLDRVLGASGSLQRPLLLNINWFTESMGQGRPVPVEGRHCLGVPLSMRSQADSDPDTLPAYACQRHTPLSHHNLCFTEALETLAEAAGFEGSEGRLISFRRAASVLRALPGPITNMSQLRRLPHFGEHSSRIVQELLEHGVSSEVERVKQSERYQTMKLFTQIFGVGVKTADRWYREGLRTLDDLQGQIKKLNRQQEAGIRHFKDLSSPVWRQEADAIQRIVEEAVHQVLPGATVTLTGGFRRGKLQGHDVDFLMTHPVEGQEAGLIPKVMGLLESQGLVLYQHTQSNHYQDLKDFGHKASHNTAMDAYEKCLSILWLPKSPMFFHLETGETSRDGKAVRVDLVVTPISQFPFALLGWTGSQHFERELRRYGRAEKQLLLNSHGLYDPEKKKSLPAASEEDIFTHLGLEYIAPEQRNA from the exons ATGGCCCTGGTGCCCCCCAAGAAAAGGCGGGGGCAGGAGGCGGGGGCCGGGGGAGCCGCAGCCCCCTCCCCGCCGCCTCCCCTCTTCCCGGGGGTCACTGTCTACCTGGCCGAGCGGCACATGGGCCGGAGCCGCCGGGCTTTCCTCACCGGGCTGGCCCGGGCCAAGGGCTTCCGTGTGGACCAGGCTTACAG CCCAGAAGTGACCCACGTGGTGATGGAGGGGACTTCAGCAGCAGAAGCAGTTGACTGGCTGGATCGTGTGTTGGGGGCCTCTGGGAGCCTTCAGAGGCCCCTGCTATTGAATATCAACTGGTTCACAGAAAGCATGGGTCAGGGGAGACCTGTACCAGTGGAAGGCCGACACTGCCTGGGG GTCCCCTTATCCATGAGGAGCCAGGCAGATTCAGATCCAGACACTTTGCCAGCCTACGCATGTCAGAGACACACACCTCTCTCCCACCACAATCTGTGCTTTACG GAGGCCCTGGAGACCCTGGCAGAGGCTGCAGGTTTTGAGGGCAGCGAGGGCCGGCTCATCTCCTTTCGCCGGGCTGCCTCAGTACTCAGGGCCCTGCCTGGCCCCATCACCAACATGAGCCAGCTGCGAAGGCTTCCCCATTTTGGAGAGCATTCTTCCAGGATTGTGCAG GAGCTATTGGAACATGGAGTTTCTAGTGAAGTTGAAAGAGTGAAACAATCCGAGAGATACCAGACAATGAAG CTCTTCACCCAGATCTTTGGAGTTGGGGTGAAGACTGCTGACAGATGGTATCGGGAAGGACTCCGAACCCTGGATGATCTCCAAGGACAGATCAAAAAACTGAACCGGCAGCAAGAGGCAG GGATCCGTCATTTCAAGGACCTTAGCAGTCCAGTCTGGCGCCAAGAGGCAGATGCCATCCAACGGATCGTGGAGGAGGCTGTACATCAAGTACTTCCTGGTGCCACTGTGACCCTGACTGGTGGCTTTCGCAG GGGAAAGCTGCAAGGTCATGATGTGGACTTCCTTATGACCCACCCTGTAGAAGGGCAGGAGGCCGGGCTGATCCCCAAGGTGATGGGCCTCCTGGAGAGCCAG GGGCTTGTTCTGTACCAACACACCCAAAGCAACCATTACCAAGACTTAAAGGACTTTGGCCACAAAGCATCCCATAACACTGCCATGGATGCCTATGAGAAATGTTTGTCCATTCTCTGGCTCCCAAAGTCACCTATGTTCTTCCACCTGGAGACTGGAGAGACTTCCAGGGATGGGAAAGCAGTGAGAGTGGACCTTGTCGTAACCCCTATCAGCCAGTTTCCCTTTGCCCTACTTGGCTGGACTGGCTCCCAG CACTTTGAGAGGGAGCTTCGAAGGTATGGCCGAGCAGAGAAACAACTGCTGCTGAACAGCCATGGCCTCTATGACCCAGAAAAG AAGAAATCCTTACCGGCAGCTTCAGAGGAAGACATCTTCACACACCTGGGCCTGGAATACATTGCACCAGAACAGAGGAATGCCTGA
- the POLM gene encoding DNA-directed DNA/RNA polymerase mu isoform X4, producing the protein MALVPPKKRRGQEAGAGGAAAPSPPPPLFPGVTVYLAERHMGRSRRAFLTGLARAKGFRVDQAYSPEVTHVVMEGTSAAEAVDWLDRVLGASGSLQRPLLLNINWFTESMGQGRPVPVEGRHCLGVPLSMRSQADSDPDTLPAYACQRHTPLSHHNLCFTEALETLAEAAGFEGSEGRLISFRRAASVLRALPGPITNMSQLRRLPHFGEHSSRIVQELLEHGVSSEVERVKQSERYQTMKLFTQIFGVGVKTADRWYREGLRTLDDLQGQIKKLNRQQEAGIRHFKDLSSPVWRQEADAIQRIVEEAVHQVLPGATVTLTGGFRRGKLQGHDVDFLMTHPVEGQEAGLIPKVMGLLESQHFERELRRYGRAEKQLLLNSHGLYDPEKSVPSPTQRNPCTKTRSVAGPWSSRTAGVDHSWDGGEEILTGSFRGRHLHTPGPGIHCTRTEECLTALVSHPMCASIFRESHLWP; encoded by the exons ATGGCCCTGGTGCCCCCCAAGAAAAGGCGGGGGCAGGAGGCGGGGGCCGGGGGAGCCGCAGCCCCCTCCCCGCCGCCTCCCCTCTTCCCGGGGGTCACTGTCTACCTGGCCGAGCGGCACATGGGCCGGAGCCGCCGGGCTTTCCTCACCGGGCTGGCCCGGGCCAAGGGCTTCCGTGTGGACCAGGCTTACAG CCCAGAAGTGACCCACGTGGTGATGGAGGGGACTTCAGCAGCAGAAGCAGTTGACTGGCTGGATCGTGTGTTGGGGGCCTCTGGGAGCCTTCAGAGGCCCCTGCTATTGAATATCAACTGGTTCACAGAAAGCATGGGTCAGGGGAGACCTGTACCAGTGGAAGGCCGACACTGCCTGGGG GTCCCCTTATCCATGAGGAGCCAGGCAGATTCAGATCCAGACACTTTGCCAGCCTACGCATGTCAGAGACACACACCTCTCTCCCACCACAATCTGTGCTTTACG GAGGCCCTGGAGACCCTGGCAGAGGCTGCAGGTTTTGAGGGCAGCGAGGGCCGGCTCATCTCCTTTCGCCGGGCTGCCTCAGTACTCAGGGCCCTGCCTGGCCCCATCACCAACATGAGCCAGCTGCGAAGGCTTCCCCATTTTGGAGAGCATTCTTCCAGGATTGTGCAG GAGCTATTGGAACATGGAGTTTCTAGTGAAGTTGAAAGAGTGAAACAATCCGAGAGATACCAGACAATGAAG CTCTTCACCCAGATCTTTGGAGTTGGGGTGAAGACTGCTGACAGATGGTATCGGGAAGGACTCCGAACCCTGGATGATCTCCAAGGACAGATCAAAAAACTGAACCGGCAGCAAGAGGCAG GGATCCGTCATTTCAAGGACCTTAGCAGTCCAGTCTGGCGCCAAGAGGCAGATGCCATCCAACGGATCGTGGAGGAGGCTGTACATCAAGTACTTCCTGGTGCCACTGTGACCCTGACTGGTGGCTTTCGCAG GGGAAAGCTGCAAGGTCATGATGTGGACTTCCTTATGACCCACCCTGTAGAAGGGCAGGAGGCCGGGCTGATCCCCAAGGTGATGGGCCTCCTGGAGAGCCAG CACTTTGAGAGGGAGCTTCGAAGGTATGGCCGAGCAGAGAAACAACTGCTGCTGAACAGCCATGGCCTCTATGACCCAGAAAAG TCTGTACCCTCTCCAACCCAGAGAAATCCCTGCACTAAAACAAGAAGTGTGGCTGGACCCTGGTCCTCCAGGACAGCAGGGGTTGATCACAGCTGGGATGGAGGAG AAGAAATCCTTACCGGCAGCTTCAGAGGAAGACATCTTCACACACCTGGGCCTGGAATACATTGCACCAGAACAGAGGAATGCCTGACTGCCCTGGTCTCTCATCCCATGTGTGCCTCCATTT TCCGAGAAAGTCATCTCTGGCCCTGA